From Stigmatopora argus isolate UIUO_Sarg chromosome 14, RoL_Sarg_1.0, whole genome shotgun sequence, the proteins below share one genomic window:
- the ern1 gene encoding serine/threonine-protein kinase/endoribonuclease IRE1 produces the protein MDWMVSSRALVWCALLYYVASPLKVFSSASTVSLPESLLFVSTLDGNLHAVNKKSGSIKWTLKEDPVLQVPTHVAEPAFLPDPNDGSLYSLGGKNNEGLTKLPFTIPELVQASPCRSSDGILYMGKKQDLWHVVDLLTGEKQQTLTSSFADMLCPSSSLLYLGRTEYTITMYDTKSRELRWNATYLDYASTLPDDDTKYKMAHFVSNGDGLVVTVDSESGDVQWVQNYNSPVVAIYIWQHEGLRKVTHTNVAVETLRYLTFMSGEVGRITQWKYPFPKEKRTDNKLMDTLYVGKYSTSLYASPSLVHDGVTVVPRGSTFPMLEGPDGQETDEDKECVITPSTSVKFNSALRERNRINYMRNYLLLIGHHETPPEAHNKILERFPDSFPRNQGNVIPPTSNKKPEEVKKVVMDDIPPSPMPEISIQEPGISGRTVRQEAPVDSMLKDMATVIFSTFLLAGWVAFMITYPKSVHKQQQLQHQEFQKQMEERLEMLQRQQPFPPVDMSLPLVSDGDYLEVAHNRSECSEHSSPNVTPRASNHSNLSISELGSSANEHEDGEDDSNIVRVGNVTFHPKQVLGHGAEGTIVYKGQFDNRPVAVKRILPECFSFADREVQLLRESDEHPNVIRYFCTERDRQFQYIAIELCAASLQEYVEKKDFDRHGLQPVMLLQQAMSGLAHLHSLNIVHRDLKPHNILVSMPNAHGRVRAMISDFGLCKKLAVGRHSFSRRSGVPGTEGWIAPEVLSEDCKNNPTCAVDIFSAGCVFYYVVSEACHPFGKSLQRQANILLGTYSLELLETNKHSDIVARDIIEQMLSTEPHLRPTAECVLKHPFFWSLDKELQFFQDVSDRIEKEPLDGPIVRQLERGGRAVVKSDWRQHITVPLQTDLRKFRSYKGGSVRDLLRAMRNKKHHYRELPVEVQETLGSIPDDFVSYFTSRFPHLLTHTYLAMRTCATERLFLPYYSKMTKVDCTPLTQQTAMSEAHEFAQQSSDAATPNELAASLEPPAETAEEDSPSKLNCHTLVSGSPTSNLRLTASGLSDVHTADSATV, from the exons ATGGACTGGATGGTGAGCAGCCGGGCCCTGGTGTGGTGTGCGCTGCTCTACTATGTTGCTTCGCCACTCAAG gtgTTTAGCAGCGCCAGCACGGTTTCGCTCCCGGAAAGCTTGCTGTTTGTGTCCACGCTGGATGGAAATTTGCATGCCGTCAACAAGAAATCGGGCTCAATTAAATGGACGCTGAAAGaag ATCCAGTTCTTCAGGTTCCCACACATGTTGCAGA GCCGGCCTTTTTGCCCGATCCCAATGACGGCAGTCTGTATTCTCTGGGTGGAAAGAACAACGAAGGCCTCACA AAATTACCATTCACCATTCCTGAGTTGGTGCAAGCGTCTCCCTGTCGCAGTTCGGATGGAATTCTTTACATGG GTAAGAAGCAGGACCTCTGGCATGTGGTGGATCTCCTGACCGGGGAGAAGCAGCAGACACTGACGTCATCCTTCGCCGACATGCTGTGTCCTTCCTCATCTTTGCTGTATTTGGGACGCACCG AATACACCATCACAATGTATGACACCAAAAGCCGAGAGTTGCGCTGGAACGCCACCTATTTGGACTACGCCTCCACGCTTCCTGACGATGACACCAAATACA AGATGGCCCATTTTGTTTCGAACGGCGATGGCCTTGTGGTGACGGTGGacagcgaatccggcgacgtcCAGTGGGTCCAAAACTACAACTCCCCCGTGGTGGCTATCTACATCTGGCAGCACGAGGGTCTTCGCAAAGTCACCCACACCAACGTAGCAGTGGAGACATTACGCTACCTCACATTCATGTCTGGCGAGGTGGGCCGCATCACCCAGTGGAAGTACCCCTTCCCCAAGGAGAAGAGGACGGATAACAAGTTAAT GGACACTTTATACGTGGGAAAATACTCCACCAGCTTGTATGCCTCCCCGTCCCTGGTGCATGACGGAGTCACCGTGGTG CCACGAGGCAGCACCTTCCCCATGCTGGAAGGTCCGGACGGCCAGGAGACAGACGAGGACAAAGAGTGCGTCATCACGCCGAGCACCAGCGTCAAATTCAACTCGGCACTCCGCGAGAGAAACCGCATCAACTACATGCGCAACTACCTGCTACTCATCG GTCATCATGAGACGCCCCCAGAAGCTCACAATAAGATCCTAGAAAGATTCCCTGACAGCTTTCCTCGTAACCAGGGCAACGTCATTCCGCCGACCAGCAACAAAAAACCCGAAGAG GTGAAAAAGGTTGTCATGGATGACATTCCGCCTTCTCCTATGCCTGAAATTTCCATTCAAGAACCAGGGATTAGTGGTCGGACTGTGCGCCAGGAAGCCCCCGTGGACTCGATGCTGAAAGACATGGCCACggtcattttttccactttcctgTTGGCAGGCTGGGTGGCCTTTATGATCACTTATCCCAAG AGTGTCCACAAGCAGCAGCAGCTGCAGCACCAAGAATTCCAAAAACAGATGGAAGAGAGGTTAGAAATGCTCCAGAGGCAGCAGCCTTTCCCCCCCGTGGATATGTCCCTTCCTCTTGTCTCGGACGGCGACTACCTGGAAGTGGCGCACAATCGTTCGGAATGCTCGGAACACAGCAGCCCGAACGTCACACCTCGCGCGTCCAATCACTCCAATCTTTCCATTTCGGAGCTGGGCAGCTCCGCCAATGAACACGAGGACGGAG AGGACGACTCCAACATTGTCAGAGTGGGCAACGTAACGTTCCATCCTAAACAAGTGTTGGGCCACGGCGCAGAAGGCACCATTGTGTACAA GGGTCAATTTGATAACCGTCCAGTAGCGGTGAAGAGAATTCTCCCCGAATGCTTCAGCTTCGCGGATCGCGAAGTTCAGCTGCTGAGAGAGTCGGACGAGCACCCCAACGTGATCCGCTATTTCTGCACCGAGAGGGATCGCCAGTTCCAATACATTGCCATTGAGCTGTGCGCTGCCTCTCTTCAAGAG TATGTGGAAAAGAAGGATTTTGATCGTCACGGCCTACAACCGGTTATGCTGCTTCAGCAGGCTATGTCGGGATTAGCTCATCTACACTCACTCAACATCG TTCACAGAGACCTGAAACCTCACAACATCCTGGTGTCCATGCCCAACGCCCACGGCCGGGTCAGGGCTATGATTTCCGACTTCGGCCTATGCAAGAAGCTAGCCGTGGGCCGCCACAGCTTCAGCAGGAGGTCCGGCGTGCCGGGTACAGAGGGCTGGATCGCTCCTGAGGTGCTCAGCGAGGACTGCAAAAACAACCCG ACCTGTGCCGTTGACATCTTCTCTGCCGGATGTGTGTTCTACTACGTGGTGTCTGAAGCTTGCCACCCGTTTGGCAAATCCCTGCAGAGGCAAGCCAACATCCTTTTGGGAACCTACAGCTTGGAGCTTCTGGAAACCAACAAACATA GTGACATTGTAGCCCGCGACATCATCGAGCAGATGTTGAGCACGGAGCCTCATCTGAGGCCGACAGCAGAATGTGTCCTAAAACACCCTTTCTTCTGGAGCCTGGACAAGGAACTGCAGTTTTTCCAG GACGTGAGTGACAGAATCGAGAAGGAACCGCTGGACGGACCAATCGTGAGACAGCTGGAGCGAGGAGGCCGCGCTGTAGTCAAGAGCGACTGGAGGCAGCACATCACTGTGCCGCTACAGACGG ACCTGCGAAAGTTTCGCTCCTACAAGGGCGGCTCCGTGCGGGACCTCCTTCGCGCAATGAGGAACAAG AAGCATCATTACCGGGAGCTGCCCGTCGAAGTCCAGGAGACGTTAGGCTCCATCCCCGACGACTTTGTTTCCTACTTCACGTCACGTTTCCCCCACCTGCTAACGCACACATACCTCGCTATGCGGACCTGTGCCACAGAGAGGCTTTTCCTGCCTTATTATTCCAAAATGACTAAAGTGGACTGCACGCCACTCACACAACAAACGGCCATGTCAGAAGCACACGAATTTGCACAGCAATCGTCAGACGCCGCCACGCCAAACGAGCTTGCCGCGTCCTTAGAACCGCCCGCTGAGACAGCCGAAGAAGACTCGCCGTCAAAATTAAACTGTCACACCCTCGTTTCGGGGTCACCCACGTCCAATCTCAGGCTAACTGCTTCCGGCCTGTCGGATGTACACACCGCGGACAGCGCGACAGTGTGA
- the LOC144089019 gene encoding transmembrane protease serine 9-like: MAILGRQRQGGSNPHEVRRGIAGVVIHPHYDALRFDNDVALLHLSSPVTFNNFIRPVCLAADTSTFFAGTKSWVTGWGNIDNGVPAPFPQELREVEIPIVGSRQCHCDYRPRRITENMICAGPRDGGRDSCQGDSGGPLVIKQGDVWVQSGVVSFGRRCGQPRFPGVYARVSRYQEWISNQLGESNLPGFVVFRSSGTDADLNANCPGLPPLPTPSTPATTTTTTVPPRRLLCGNAVLNPRLSSPGSAPAQEGSWPWVASLHLNGSHVCSGTLVSQDAVITSAQCFNQSSVPSEWTVFLGRWRQNGSNAHETEVRVTDIKTSSLRGQNIAVVHLAAPPTLSNYIQPICMEGGENFTPGTTCWVAGWSAGTGGEEQVLQEVNTSLIDCGNTSSADNFCTRPLLLDQGDNSGPLMCQLDGSWFQTAVLWSNGGGRVGRETAGMMAFPKLSNFRGFLREQVGDFLSPTNPTTAPSTTAAPRTVVLPTSIPAPPPGGAIPAGPDPPLPVSAGSSPPHLLSWILVGGVGLRAVHALLCY; this comes from the exons ATGGCGATTTTGGGACGCCAACGCCAGGGGGGTTCTAATCCTCACGAGGTGAGAAGAGGCATCGCCGGTGTGGTCATCCATCCCCACTACGACGCGTTACGATTCGACAACGACGTGGCGCTCTTGCACCTTTCCTCGCCCGTCACCTTCAACAACTTCATCCGGCCAGTCTGTCTGGCCGCGGACACCAGCACCTTTTTTGCCGGAACCAAAAGCTGGGTCACCGGATGGGGAAACATCGACAACGGAG TTCCAGCGCCGTTCCCACAGGAACTGAGGGAGGTTGAAATTCCCATCGTAGGAAGCCGCCAATGCCACTGCGATTACAGGCCGCGCCGTATCACGGAAAACATGATCTGTGCGGGCCCCCGCGACGGAGGAAGAGACTCCTGCCAG GGTGATTCTGGCGGTCCATTGGTAATCAAACAAGGGGACGTGTGGGTCCAAAGCGGGGTGGTGAGCTTCGGAAGACGTTGCGGCCAGCCACGGTTCCCCGGGGTCTACGCCCGAGTGTCCCGCTACCAGGAGTGGATCAGCAACCAATTGGGAGAATCCAACTTGCCGGGCTTCGTCGTCTTCAGGTCATCGGGCACCGACGCGGACCTAAATGCCAACTGTCCTGGCCTGCCACCTCTCCCCACCCCTAGCACCCCCGCCacaaccactaccaccaccgtgccaCCCAGAA ggTTACTTTGCGGAAACGCAGTTTTGAACCCGCGCCTGTCGAGTCCCGGGTCTGCACCGGCCCAGGAGGGCTCCTGGCCTTGGGTGGCCAGTTTGCACTTGAACGGAAGTCACGTCTGCAGTGGGACGCTGGTTTCGCAGGACGCTGTGATTACCAGCGCGCAATGCTTTAACCA GTCTAGCGTGCCGTCTGAGTGGACCGTCTTTTTGGGCCGCTGGCGGCAGAACGGCTCCAACGCTCACGAGACAGAAGTCCGCGTGACTGACATCAAGACCAGCTCGTTACGTGGTCAAAATATAGCGGTCGTGCATTTGGCCGCCCCGCCTACGCTTTCCAACTATATCCAGCCCATCTGTATGGAAGGCGGGGAGAATTTCACCCCCGGGACCACCTGCTGGGTGGCCGGATGGAGCGCGGGAACCGGCGGAG AGGAGCAAGTTTTGCAGGAGGTCAATACGTCACTGATTGACTGCGGGAACACTTCGTCTGCtgacaacttttgtacgagacCACTTCTGCTGGACCAG GGAGACAACAGCGGTCCTCTGATGTGCCAGCTGGACGGCTCCTGGTTCCAAACGGCCGTGTTGTGGTCCAACGGTGGCGGCCGGGTGGGACGAGAGACAGCTGGAATGATGGCCTTCCCCAAACTTAGCAACTTTAGAGGCTTCCTTAGGGAGCAAGTGGGGGACTTTTTGTCACCCACTAACCCCACCACGGCACCCTCCACCACTGCTGCCCCCAGAACGGTCGTCCTTCCTACATCGATCCCGGCTCCCCCTCCCGGCGGCGCCATTCCCGCCGGCCCCGACCCCCCACTGCCGGTCTCCGCGGGCTCATCCCCTCCGCACCTTCTCAGCTGGATTCTGGTGGGGGGCGTTGGGCTGCGTGCCGTCCACGCGTTGCTGTGCTACTAG